Proteins from a genomic interval of Paenibacillus lentus:
- the hslV gene encoding ATP-dependent protease subunit HslV — MIPTFHATTICAVRHNGHGAIAGDGQVTFGESVVMKQTAKKVRRLYRGEVLAGFAGSVADAITLFEKFEGKLEEHHGNLQRAAVELAKDWRQDRVLRKLEALMIVMDKTGMLLISGGGEIIEPDDDVLAIGSGGNFALSAARALKRHAVQLEAKDIARESLLVASEICVYTNNNITVEEL; from the coding sequence ATGATTCCTACTTTTCACGCCACTACGATATGTGCTGTCCGCCACAATGGTCATGGAGCTATTGCGGGTGATGGACAGGTTACATTTGGTGAGAGCGTCGTTATGAAGCAGACCGCGAAGAAGGTTCGTCGCTTATACCGTGGTGAGGTCTTGGCTGGTTTTGCTGGATCGGTGGCCGATGCGATTACTCTTTTTGAGAAGTTCGAGGGAAAGCTTGAGGAGCATCATGGCAATCTTCAGCGTGCGGCGGTTGAGCTTGCCAAGGATTGGCGACAGGATCGCGTGCTGCGTAAGTTGGAGGCATTGATGATCGTGATGGACAAAACCGGCATGCTGCTTATCTCTGGTGGAGGAGAAATCATAGAGCCAGATGATGATGTGCTGGCGATCGGTTCAGGGGGGAATTTTGCCTTATCAGCTGCGCGGGCTCTTAAACGCCACGCTGTTCAATTGGAAGCAAAGGATATCGCGCGCGAATCATTATTGGTTGCTTCTGAAATTTGTGTATACACGAACAATAACATAACTGTCGAAGAACTTTGA
- the hslU gene encoding ATP-dependent protease ATPase subunit HslU, which translates to MRDRHFTPRQIVAELDKYIVGQKQAKKSVAVALRNRYRRSLLSEEVQDEIVPKNILMIGPTGVGKTEIARRLAKLVGAPFIKVEATKFTEVGYVGRDVESMVRDLIETAIRTVKLERTEKVKDRAEELANERLVQIIVPSNHKSKSGRNPFEMLFGNQGASETQTAEEAQEDSSIAERRRQVRAKLAAGQMEDDTVEIEVEDTAPTMLDMFAGQGNDQMGMNMQEMFGNLLPKRTKKRKLTVKEARKVLTQEEASKLIDHDELVQEAVTRAEQSGIIFIDEIDKVASRGGGGSGPDVSREGVQRDILPIVEGSTVMTKYGPVKTDYILFIAAGAFHVAKPSDLIPELQGRFPIRVELNSLSQDDFVSILTEPQNALTKQYTDLLRTEDIEIEFSAEAISEIAKIAASVNANTENIGARRLHTILEKLLEDLSFEAPELTLDKMTITPEYVREKLGDIARDRDLSQFIL; encoded by the coding sequence ATGAGGGATCGTCATTTTACACCAAGACAAATTGTTGCTGAGTTGGATAAATATATCGTAGGACAAAAGCAAGCGAAGAAATCGGTTGCAGTTGCTCTGCGAAATCGCTATCGTCGCAGTCTTCTCAGTGAGGAAGTGCAGGATGAAATCGTGCCTAAAAACATCTTGATGATCGGCCCTACAGGTGTGGGGAAGACAGAAATTGCGCGTCGTCTAGCGAAGCTTGTAGGCGCTCCTTTCATCAAAGTAGAGGCAACCAAATTTACCGAGGTCGGTTATGTTGGTAGGGACGTTGAATCAATGGTACGCGATTTGATCGAAACCGCGATTCGAACTGTAAAGCTGGAACGCACCGAAAAAGTGAAAGATAGGGCTGAAGAACTAGCTAACGAACGGTTGGTACAAATTATTGTTCCTTCAAATCATAAATCGAAGAGCGGACGAAATCCCTTCGAAATGCTGTTCGGAAATCAGGGCGCAAGTGAGACTCAGACGGCGGAAGAGGCTCAGGAAGATAGCTCTATCGCCGAACGTCGGCGCCAGGTTCGGGCGAAGCTTGCCGCGGGACAAATGGAGGACGATACCGTGGAGATCGAGGTTGAAGATACGGCCCCAACGATGCTGGACATGTTTGCAGGCCAAGGGAATGACCAGATGGGGATGAATATGCAGGAAATGTTCGGCAATCTCCTTCCCAAGCGTACAAAGAAACGAAAGCTGACCGTAAAGGAAGCGCGCAAGGTGCTTACCCAGGAAGAGGCCAGCAAGCTGATTGACCATGATGAGCTTGTGCAGGAAGCGGTAACCCGCGCCGAACAGTCGGGAATTATATTTATCGATGAAATAGATAAGGTAGCCAGCCGGGGCGGCGGGGGATCGGGACCAGACGTGTCACGTGAAGGGGTACAAAGAGATATTTTGCCGATCGTAGAAGGATCAACGGTAATGACGAAATACGGCCCGGTGAAAACCGACTATATCCTGTTTATTGCGGCTGGTGCGTTCCATGTGGCTAAACCTTCTGATCTGATCCCTGAGCTACAGGGCAGATTTCCGATTCGCGTGGAGCTGAATAGTTTGTCCCAGGATGACTTCGTGTCCATCCTTACAGAGCCGCAAAATGCCTTGACTAAGCAGTACACAGATTTGCTTCGTACAGAAGATATAGAAATCGAGTTCTCAGCTGAAGCGATTAGCGAAATCGCTAAAATTGCAGCATCCGTTAATGCGAATACCGAGAATATCGGAGCAAGACGGCTGCATACCATCCTTGAAAAGCTGCTGGAAGACTTATCGTTTGAAGCTCCTGAGCTTACCCTCGATAAAATGACCATTACACCGGAGTATGTCCGGGAAAAATTAGGTGATATTGCCCGGGATCGTGATCTTAGCCAATTTATTCTATAG
- the fliF gene encoding flagellar basal-body MS-ring/collar protein FliF: MNERIAQYRERVTGYWNNFSNKQKTLLISTIAIVLLAIILLTVQFSKTEYEVAFTNLDATDAAGIMSHLDSSGIPYKLSPDGTSISVPSKEASRVKVDVGSKGIVKNGSIGWEAFNESSSLIGMTDNEFSVKYRSALNGEVEQLLKRMKGVQDAKVLINLPEENVFASPEEQQKASASIVIAFKPGYRPNQEAVDGYFNLVKTSIPNLPVENISISSSDDTVLLPTGQGGNAGSLTTAVQENMALQKKFESDVSRSVKQFLSKLTGPDKVEVLVASSLNFDQIIEKNNLVTPVDTENMRGIEISAQRIQKSYTGEGNPDSGIPGTGTEDVPGYPAAGSNSGVSSEETSSTINYEVNRITKDIVASPYVIKDLTINVAVEPPVGQETLDQTTRDAIENILMNIVGSYLADSGTTYTDADLQRKVSVFSQNFHGTEEKASSLTFSNPWVWGGAIAVLLVGAGIGALIFRRRKNVEEEEEELPLPLPPEFPSINLETITNESQVRKQLETLAKKKPDEFVNLLRTWLADE, encoded by the coding sequence GTGAATGAGAGAATCGCCCAATATCGGGAGCGAGTAACCGGATATTGGAATAATTTTAGCAATAAGCAAAAAACGCTTTTAATATCGACGATTGCAATTGTATTACTAGCGATTATATTACTAACGGTTCAATTTTCTAAGACAGAATATGAAGTGGCCTTCACGAATTTAGATGCCACGGATGCCGCAGGTATTATGAGTCATCTTGATTCCAGTGGTATCCCATATAAATTAAGCCCGGATGGAACGAGTATCTCTGTGCCTAGCAAGGAAGCATCGCGCGTCAAAGTAGACGTGGGCTCAAAAGGTATCGTCAAGAATGGTTCTATTGGTTGGGAAGCATTTAACGAGAGCTCGTCCCTCATCGGAATGACAGATAATGAATTCAGCGTGAAGTATAGAAGTGCACTCAATGGTGAAGTAGAGCAGCTACTCAAACGCATGAAGGGTGTACAGGATGCGAAAGTTCTGATTAATCTGCCGGAAGAGAATGTATTTGCTAGTCCGGAGGAGCAGCAAAAGGCATCTGCTTCCATCGTAATTGCCTTTAAACCGGGATATCGCCCGAATCAGGAAGCGGTGGATGGTTATTTCAACCTGGTAAAGACATCTATACCAAACCTGCCAGTCGAAAACATTTCGATATCTTCCAGTGACGATACTGTTCTTCTGCCTACGGGGCAAGGAGGAAATGCGGGCTCCCTAACAACAGCAGTCCAGGAAAATATGGCATTACAGAAAAAGTTTGAGAGCGACGTAAGCCGCAGTGTAAAACAATTCCTCTCGAAGTTGACCGGGCCTGACAAAGTTGAGGTGCTTGTAGCCTCTTCGCTAAATTTTGATCAAATTATCGAGAAGAACAACCTTGTTACCCCTGTCGATACTGAAAATATGAGGGGAATTGAAATTAGTGCTCAAAGAATTCAAAAAAGTTACACTGGCGAAGGAAATCCGGATAGCGGAATTCCTGGCACTGGAACGGAAGACGTACCGGGTTATCCTGCTGCGGGAAGTAATTCCGGTGTAAGTTCAGAAGAAACCTCTTCAACGATCAACTATGAGGTTAACCGTATTACCAAGGATATCGTTGCTAGTCCGTACGTTATTAAAGACTTAACCATTAACGTGGCTGTTGAACCACCTGTCGGACAAGAAACTTTAGACCAAACTACCCGGGATGCGATTGAGAATATCTTGATGAATATCGTGGGGTCTTATCTGGCGGATTCAGGTACTACTTATACAGACGCTGATCTGCAGCGAAAAGTTTCAGTTTTCTCACAAAATTTTCACGGAACGGAAGAAAAAGCTTCAAGTCTAACCTTTTCAAACCCTTGGGTATGGGGAGGAGCAATCGCTGTTCTGTTAGTCGGAGCAGGGATCGGAGCGCTAATATTCCGCCGCCGTAAGAATGTGGAAGAAGAGGAAGAGGAGCTGCCGCTGCCTTTACCTCCGGAATTCCCATCAATCAACTTGGAAACTATTACGAACGAAAGTCAAGTGCGTAAACAGCTGGAGACGCTGGCGAAGAAGAAGCCGGATGAATTCGTTAACTTACTGCGCACCTGGCTGGCAGACGAGTAG
- the fliG gene encoding flagellar motor switch protein FliG: MASGLTGKQKAAILLITLGPEVSAQIFKHLRDDEIEQLTLEIANVRKVDSSEKDMIMAEFHQICLAQEYITQGGINYAKEILEKALGSTKAFEIINRLTATLQVRPFDFARKADPNQILNFIQNENAQTIALVLSYLQFEQSAAILSSLPQEKQAEVARRIAMMDSTSPEVISQVERVLEQKLSATVTQDYTSAGGIESIVQILNGVDRGTERTILDSLEIQDPELAEEIKKRMFVFEDIVNIDNRSIQRIIRDVENADLQLALKVASEEVREAVFRNMSKRMSDTFKEEMEFMGPVRLRDVEEAQTRIVATIRRLEEAGEIIIARGGGDDIIV, from the coding sequence ATGGCTTCTGGTCTTACCGGAAAACAAAAGGCGGCTATTTTGCTGATTACGCTCGGGCCTGAGGTATCAGCACAAATATTTAAACATTTACGTGATGATGAAATAGAGCAGCTTACGCTCGAAATCGCTAACGTCCGCAAAGTGGACAGTAGTGAAAAAGATATGATTATGGCGGAATTCCACCAGATTTGCCTTGCTCAGGAATATATTACGCAAGGGGGAATTAATTACGCTAAAGAAATTCTGGAAAAGGCTCTTGGTTCAACGAAAGCGTTCGAGATCATTAATCGTTTGACCGCGACACTTCAAGTCAGACCGTTCGATTTTGCACGTAAGGCTGACCCTAATCAAATTTTGAACTTTATCCAGAATGAGAACGCCCAGACGATTGCTCTTGTCTTGTCTTATTTGCAGTTCGAGCAATCAGCGGCAATTCTCTCTTCTCTTCCGCAGGAGAAGCAAGCGGAAGTCGCGCGCAGAATTGCGATGATGGACAGTACTTCGCCGGAAGTTATTTCTCAAGTAGAACGCGTGCTGGAACAGAAGTTGTCCGCAACGGTGACCCAGGATTATACAAGCGCGGGCGGGATTGAATCCATCGTCCAAATTTTGAATGGCGTTGACCGCGGTACAGAACGAACGATCCTGGACTCGCTTGAAATCCAAGATCCAGAACTGGCAGAAGAAATCAAGAAACGGATGTTCGTATTTGAAGATATTGTTAACATCGATAACCGTTCTATTCAACGCATTATCCGTGATGTGGAGAATGCGGATCTGCAACTTGCGCTCAAAGTGGCCAGTGAAGAAGTACGGGAAGCGGTGTTCCGCAATATGTCCAAACGTATGTCGGACACCTTCAAGGAAGAAATGGAATTTATGGGGCCTGTGCGGCTTCGTGATGTGGAGGAAGCTCAAACTCGAATTGTAGCCACGATCCGCAGATTGGAAGAAGCTGGAGAGATTATTATAGCCCGCGGCGGAGGAGATGACATCATTGTCTAA
- the fliE gene encoding flagellar hook-basal body complex protein FliE: protein MIHNNFSLNTIQKLEAIAEPHKPVVSSPSEAIKSFSNYLTDALNGVAAQENNVQRLNEQFLLGQANVDQVMIASEQALLSLQLTTQVRNKVIEAYQEIMRTQI from the coding sequence TTGATACACAACAATTTTAGCCTAAATACAATTCAAAAATTAGAGGCAATAGCCGAGCCGCATAAACCCGTAGTCAGTTCTCCTTCAGAAGCCATTAAGAGTTTTAGTAATTATTTGACTGACGCTCTGAACGGAGTCGCCGCGCAAGAAAACAACGTCCAACGACTCAATGAGCAATTCCTCCTAGGTCAAGCTAATGTCGATCAGGTCATGATCGCCTCAGAACAGGCGCTGTTAAGTTTGCAACTCACTACGCAAGTTCGGAATAAGGTGATAGAAGCTTATCAAGAGATTATGCGTACGCAAATTTAA
- the flgC gene encoding flagellar basal body rod protein FlgC, which translates to MKISDSFNISSSALTAQRLRMDVISSNIANARTTRASMENGQAVPYRRKTVVMAPNSVGFGSTLDAVMGQKPATQGVKITQIAEDPTPFKPVYDPTHPDADGEGYVYMPNVDLMKEMVDMISATRSYEANITALNASKAMISKALQIGK; encoded by the coding sequence TTGAAAATCAGTGATAGTTTTAATATTAGTTCTTCAGCACTAACAGCGCAGCGCCTTCGGATGGATGTAATTTCATCTAACATTGCTAACGCAAGAACAACCCGAGCTAGTATGGAGAATGGTCAAGCTGTTCCATACCGACGCAAGACGGTTGTTATGGCTCCGAATAGTGTGGGTTTTGGAAGTACCCTAGACGCGGTTATGGGTCAGAAGCCCGCTACCCAGGGAGTAAAGATCACCCAAATTGCAGAAGACCCAACACCTTTTAAGCCGGTATATGACCCGACGCATCCCGACGCTGACGGTGAAGGCTATGTCTACATGCCAAACGTGGATTTGATGAAGGAAATGGTGGACATGATTTCGGCGACGCGTTCTTACGAAGCTAACATTACTGCGTTGAATGCAAGTAAAGCGATGATTTCAAAGGCATTGCAAATCGGTAAATAA
- the fliI gene encoding flagellar protein export ATPase FliI produces MMKLDTAKYIEHLRQMDPIRINGKVTQVIGLMVESEGPDASIGDLCYIYPSKSSEPLKAEVVGFRDNKVLLMPLGELQSIGPGCDVVGTGKPLTVQVGSELLGKVLDGLGEPLDGSVIPARMGHYSTYNKPMNPLNRPRVTQPIDIGVRAIDGLLTIGKGQRVGIFAGSGVGKSTLMGMIARNTSADVNVIALIGERGREVLDFIERDLGPEGLERSVVIVATSDQPALIRMKGALIATTIAEYFRDRGLNVMLMMDSVTRYAMALREVGLAIGEPPAMRGYTPSVFAALPKLMERAGTGPTGSITAFYTVLVDGDDMNEPIADAVRGILDGHIVLNRNIANKGHFPAIDILASISRVMKDIVPEEQSEAADNLKRLLAVYRDSEDLINIGAYQRGSNIDIDEALEYIDRIWSFTRQKVNEKATLSEVQERLIAEFARR; encoded by the coding sequence ATGATGAAACTTGATACAGCAAAATATATAGAGCATTTGCGGCAAATGGATCCGATTCGGATTAACGGAAAAGTTACTCAGGTTATCGGACTTATGGTTGAGTCGGAGGGGCCTGATGCGAGCATAGGAGATCTTTGCTACATTTACCCGAGTAAATCCTCAGAGCCTCTTAAAGCTGAAGTAGTAGGATTTCGGGATAACAAAGTATTGCTCATGCCTCTTGGAGAATTGCAATCCATCGGCCCTGGGTGCGATGTGGTTGGAACAGGCAAGCCTTTAACGGTTCAAGTCGGCTCGGAGCTGCTCGGCAAGGTGCTCGATGGTCTTGGAGAACCGTTAGATGGCTCGGTCATTCCGGCTCGTATGGGACATTATTCAACATATAACAAACCGATGAATCCACTGAATCGACCGCGCGTGACACAGCCTATCGATATCGGAGTCAGAGCCATTGATGGATTGCTGACGATCGGCAAAGGACAACGGGTAGGGATCTTCGCGGGCTCCGGTGTCGGAAAGAGTACGCTCATGGGCATGATTGCCCGAAATACTTCGGCCGATGTCAATGTAATTGCTCTTATCGGTGAACGGGGGCGTGAGGTACTTGATTTTATAGAGCGCGATCTTGGTCCTGAAGGTCTGGAACGCTCCGTGGTTATTGTAGCTACCTCGGATCAACCAGCATTGATCCGCATGAAGGGCGCTTTAATCGCTACGACGATTGCCGAATATTTTCGTGATCGCGGATTGAATGTCATGCTGATGATGGACTCCGTTACACGTTACGCAATGGCGCTACGCGAGGTTGGACTGGCCATAGGTGAGCCGCCCGCGATGAGAGGCTACACGCCTTCTGTATTTGCTGCTTTGCCGAAGCTCATGGAACGAGCTGGGACAGGTCCTACAGGTTCCATCACGGCTTTTTACACCGTGTTAGTTGATGGCGATGATATGAACGAGCCGATTGCCGATGCCGTGAGGGGGATTTTGGACGGTCATATTGTACTCAACCGAAATATTGCGAACAAAGGCCATTTCCCAGCGATCGATATTCTGGCCAGTATTAGCCGGGTGATGAAGGATATCGTCCCGGAGGAACAAAGCGAAGCGGCGGATAATTTAAAGAGGCTGCTGGCGGTTTATAGAGATTCTGAAGATCTGATTAACATTGGAGCTTACCAAAGAGGCTCGAATATTGACATCGATGAGGCATTGGAATACATCGACAGGATTTGGAGTTTTACGAGGCAAAAAGTAAATGAAAAAGCGACATTGTCTGAGGTGCAGGAACGTTTAATTGCTGAATTTGCGAGGAGATGA
- the flgB gene encoding flagellar basal body rod protein FlgB, translating to MQLLNGVGFARLENAIQAAGTRQQVIANNIANVDTPYFKRSNVSFETLLQNELNGGMPTLRGYRTDSRHFIIGSSGKVPEPKITVDDRTAMNNNLNNVDIDSEMSLLAENKLRYDSYIEQLNYQIKMKRVATEGR from the coding sequence ATGCAGCTTCTTAATGGCGTAGGATTCGCCAGGCTCGAAAACGCAATTCAGGCTGCCGGAACTAGGCAGCAAGTAATAGCAAACAACATAGCGAACGTGGATACCCCTTATTTTAAACGTTCGAATGTATCCTTCGAGACCTTGTTACAGAATGAATTGAATGGCGGAATGCCTACTCTCCGGGGGTATCGAACCGATTCTAGGCACTTTATCATAGGTTCTTCTGGAAAAGTACCGGAACCGAAAATTACAGTCGATGACAGAACAGCAATGAACAACAACTTGAACAATGTGGACATCGATAGCGAGATGAGCTTGCTCGCGGAAAATAAACTCCGGTACGATTCGTACATAGAACAGTTGAATTACCAAATTAAAATGAAGCGCGTGGCGACAGAAGGGAGATAA
- the fliH gene encoding flagellar assembly protein FliH, whose translation MSNLIKVSQYVPVDILKQLNLGKSYETPQDQELDDEISEAPTETVSAEDLAAEETRRQMLSDAKEFAERQIREASEQAENMLAEAKLQIESWWQEQREQDEDLIEALKSEGFSQGYEEGKLQAEQSLQAKIEQMIGEASAVLEQAYAEKERIIQEAEPFVVELSCSIAEKVIDKQLALEPDYVLDIVKKSLARKREQGVIALCVSPAQYAFVQASREELNLVIDSQADLQILPDASVQDRGCVIRSAFGSVDARIDTQLAEIKKELLRISLDNEDYSGTSS comes from the coding sequence TTGTCTAATTTGATTAAGGTGTCCCAATATGTTCCGGTTGACATTCTCAAACAATTGAATCTAGGGAAATCATATGAAACTCCCCAGGATCAAGAATTAGATGATGAGATTTCAGAAGCTCCAACTGAGACGGTTTCTGCTGAAGATTTAGCGGCCGAGGAGACAAGGCGGCAGATGCTAAGCGATGCTAAGGAATTCGCTGAGCGACAAATCAGGGAAGCGTCAGAACAGGCGGAGAATATGCTTGCGGAAGCCAAACTGCAAATAGAATCCTGGTGGCAGGAGCAAAGAGAGCAGGACGAGGACTTAATTGAAGCTCTGAAGTCAGAGGGGTTTAGCCAAGGTTATGAAGAGGGTAAGCTTCAGGCTGAACAGTCGCTGCAAGCGAAAATTGAACAAATGATAGGCGAGGCTAGTGCTGTCCTGGAGCAAGCATATGCGGAGAAAGAGCGAATCATCCAGGAGGCAGAGCCGTTCGTTGTGGAATTGAGCTGCTCTATTGCCGAGAAGGTAATTGATAAGCAGTTAGCTCTCGAGCCTGATTATGTACTGGATATAGTAAAGAAAAGCTTGGCCAGAAAGAGAGAGCAAGGAGTTATCGCACTTTGTGTCTCGCCTGCGCAGTATGCTTTTGTTCAAGCTTCAAGGGAAGAACTCAATCTTGTTATTGATTCGCAAGCCGATCTGCAGATTTTGCCTGATGCCTCAGTTCAAGATCGCGGTTGTGTAATTCGTTCTGCATTTGGAAGCGTAGATGCCAGAATTGATACGCAGCTTGCTGAAATCAAGAAAGAGCTGCTGCGAATTTCACTTGATAATGAAGACTACTCGGGGACAAGCTCATGA
- the trmFO gene encoding methylenetetrahydrofolate--tRNA-(uracil(54)-C(5))-methyltransferase (FADH(2)-oxidizing) TrmFO, which translates to MKKVEQSNRVTVVGAGLAGSEAAWQLAKRGIPVKLYEMRPVRQTPAHHTDKFAELVCSNSFRANSLTNAVGVLKEEMRLLDSLVIGAADRNSVPAGGALAVDRDGFSGEITRILREHPLIEVINEEIQEIPQEEIVIIATGPLTSPALSEQIKRLTSEDYFYFYDAAAPIVEKDSIDMNKVYLASRYDKGEAAYLNCPMNEEEFDAFYEALIHAEVAELKEFEKEIYFDGCMPIEIMMRRGKQTALFGPMKPVGLVNPHDGKLPHAVVQLRQDNAAGTLYNLVGFQTHLKWGEQKRVFSMIPGLENAEFVRYGVMHRNTFINSPKLLQPTYQLKERPTLYFAGQMTGVEGYVESAASGLIAGINAALAANEQEGIIFPEDTTLGSMARYITTADFKHFQPMNANFGLFPKLDTRYRKKAEKNEALANRALNSLKAFISGARI; encoded by the coding sequence ATAAAGAAAGTGGAGCAATCAAATAGAGTTACTGTTGTAGGAGCAGGGCTTGCTGGAAGTGAAGCGGCTTGGCAACTTGCCAAGCGCGGCATCCCTGTAAAATTATATGAAATGCGCCCTGTCAGACAGACGCCGGCTCACCATACCGATAAATTTGCTGAGCTCGTCTGCAGCAACTCATTCCGGGCCAACAGCCTAACGAATGCGGTAGGGGTGTTAAAAGAAGAGATGCGCTTGCTGGATTCGCTAGTGATCGGTGCAGCTGATCGCAATTCCGTTCCGGCAGGTGGGGCACTTGCGGTGGATCGCGACGGTTTCTCGGGTGAGATTACGCGCATACTGCGTGAGCATCCGCTCATTGAGGTTATCAATGAAGAAATTCAAGAGATTCCTCAAGAAGAAATCGTGATTATCGCTACGGGGCCGCTGACGTCGCCTGCCCTTTCGGAGCAAATCAAGCGCTTGACGAGTGAGGATTACTTTTATTTTTACGATGCGGCAGCTCCGATTGTCGAGAAGGATTCCATCGATATGAACAAGGTATATCTTGCTTCAAGATATGATAAAGGCGAGGCAGCTTACCTGAATTGCCCGATGAATGAAGAGGAATTCGATGCGTTTTACGAAGCGCTTATTCATGCAGAAGTCGCGGAATTGAAAGAATTTGAGAAGGAGATTTATTTTGATGGCTGCATGCCAATTGAGATTATGATGCGCCGCGGCAAGCAGACGGCTCTATTTGGCCCGATGAAGCCGGTAGGACTCGTTAATCCTCATGATGGCAAGCTTCCGCATGCGGTCGTTCAATTGCGTCAGGACAACGCTGCGGGCACGCTGTATAATCTAGTAGGATTTCAGACCCACCTGAAATGGGGGGAGCAAAAACGGGTATTCTCAATGATTCCAGGATTAGAAAATGCCGAATTCGTACGTTATGGCGTGATGCATCGCAACACATTTATCAATTCACCTAAGCTTCTGCAGCCCACCTATCAGTTGAAGGAGCGGCCTACGCTGTATTTTGCCGGGCAAATGACTGGGGTAGAGGGATATGTGGAGTCTGCAGCGTCCGGGCTAATTGCGGGGATTAATGCAGCTTTGGCAGCGAATGAGCAAGAGGGAATTATATTCCCGGAGGATACGACTCTTGGCAGCATGGCTAGGTATATAACAACGGCTGATTTCAAGCATTTCCAACCCATGAATGCAAACTTCGGTTTATTCCCTAAGCTCGATACTCGCTATCGCAAAAAGGCGGAGAAGAACGAAGCGCTGGCTAATCGGGCATTAAACAGCTTAAAGGCATTTATAAGCGGTGCCCGTATTTAA